The Rhodocytophaga rosea genome has a segment encoding these proteins:
- a CDS encoding DNA-binding transcriptional regulator codes for MIKIILLSDFAEEYFKCLLRGITRYSVDHGPWAFCRMPPFYRETIGIEGILLWAKDWGAHGIIGQFYNHSEVGKFTEAGIAVIAQDLQERFEGIPNITGAYQETGRKGAEYFLKKGFKNFAFYGFQNIVWSRERAEGFEAEVQEGGYKVHYFEPEEATAMGLWYYKPSALSRWLKSLPKPIALMTCDDNQGHHISEACRHAGIRIPEDVAVLGVDNDETLCCISDPPLSSISLDAEKGGYEAARLIEYMITNRDFNPYDIVVKPTQVITRQSTDIYATNDKYIVSALKYIHQNIDKNLKVEQVLKEVPLSRRSLEKRFLQITGYPVYEYIYNLRIEKFTQKLLETDMTIFEIALDLGLNDSKNIARQFKQIKGLTPVEYRKNYLISK; via the coding sequence ATGATTAAGATAATTTTACTCAGTGACTTTGCAGAAGAATATTTTAAATGCCTGCTTCGGGGCATTACCCGTTATTCAGTAGATCATGGCCCCTGGGCTTTTTGCCGCATGCCGCCTTTCTACAGGGAAACCATTGGTATAGAGGGTATATTGTTGTGGGCGAAAGACTGGGGTGCACATGGAATTATCGGCCAGTTTTATAATCATTCGGAAGTAGGAAAATTTACAGAAGCTGGCATTGCAGTTATTGCGCAAGATCTACAGGAGCGTTTTGAAGGAATTCCTAATATCACTGGCGCCTATCAGGAAACCGGCCGGAAAGGTGCTGAATACTTTCTCAAAAAAGGATTTAAAAATTTTGCGTTTTATGGTTTCCAGAATATTGTATGGTCCCGGGAGAGGGCTGAAGGATTTGAAGCCGAAGTACAGGAGGGTGGCTATAAGGTTCATTATTTTGAACCAGAGGAGGCTACTGCTATGGGATTATGGTATTATAAACCTTCAGCCTTAAGCAGATGGCTAAAATCGCTGCCCAAACCTATTGCTTTAATGACTTGTGACGATAACCAGGGTCATCACATCAGTGAAGCTTGCCGCCATGCTGGCATACGCATTCCGGAAGATGTAGCGGTATTAGGCGTAGATAATGATGAAACGCTCTGCTGTATTTCTGATCCTCCTTTGTCCAGTATCAGCCTGGATGCCGAAAAAGGAGGATATGAAGCGGCCAGGCTGATCGAATATATGATCACTAACAGAGATTTTAATCCATATGATATTGTAGTGAAGCCCACCCAGGTGATTACCCGGCAGTCTACAGATATTTATGCCACCAACGATAAATACATTGTAAGTGCCCTCAAATACATTCATCAGAATATAGACAAAAACCTGAAAGTGGAGCAGGTATTAAAGGAAGTCCCTTTATCGAGGCGGTCACTGGAAAAACGGTTTTTGCAAATTACCGGCTATCCGGTATACGAGTACATCTACAATCTGCGCATAGAAAAATTCACCCAGAAACTGCTGGAAACCGATATGACCATTTTTGAAATTGCCCTGGACTTAGGTTTGAACGACAGTAAAAATATCGCCCGCCAGTTTAAACAGATCAAAGGCCTTACGCCGGTAGAGTACCGCAAGAATTACCTCATTAGCAAGTAA